In the genome of Monodelphis domestica isolate mMonDom1 chromosome 2, mMonDom1.pri, whole genome shotgun sequence, one region contains:
- the LOC100021682 gene encoding zinc finger protein with KRAB and SCAN domains 3-like, protein MATGSKDASALDNQISKEQLELLAVKMEEKKECRYVQKSGLQRNSPSNWELSRQFRNFCYQETPGPREALSQLRELCCQWLRPESCTKEQILEMLVLEQFLSILPDELQTWVLNQHPETGEEAVSLLEDLEKEFDESKQQVPASIQGKEGLWKKMTPLSSAQESQWNIQLQPVETKLKCESQEFYSLQKRALQVPACFTKETCKDLETAFFLPSPRLQNLFRHFSERKLSPNSDVRHIQGLLKMEGKSLSLTPDEWGQLELSEMILCRGTNQKNFEDKISLDNKLSMDIRESIQKQELPKKFHLPCQLSSEVSRDLRGGKSGEQESRLEKKQRNTTRRKQYKCEECGKYFAQSSGLSKHRRIHTGEKPYECDACGKAFIGSSALVIHQRIHTGEKPYECEECGKAFSHSSDLIKHQRIHTGEKPYECDDCGKTFSQSCSLLEHHRIHTGEKPYQCSKCGKAFRRSSHLLRHQRIHTGNRCFHDAVHSEAFESKEETETQWGNLEEQEPYK, encoded by the exons ATGGCTACAGGATCCAAGGATGCTTCAGCCTTGGACAACCAGATTTCTAAAGAACAGTTAGAGCTCCTGGCAGtgaaaatggaagagaagaaggaatgcAGATATGTACAGAAATCAGGTCTTCAGAGAAACAGTCCCTCCAACTGGGAATTGTCTAGACAATTCAGGAATTTTTGCTACCAAGAGACTCCTGGGCCCCGGGAAGCGCTGAGTCAGCTAAGGGAGCTTTGCTGCCAATGGCTAAGGCCAGAAAGTTGTACCAAAGAACAGATCTTAGAAATGCTTGTTCTAGAACAATTCCTGAGTATCCTTCCTGATGAACTCCAGACCTGGGTTCTGAACCAACATCCAGAAACTGGAGAGGAGGCTGTGAGCCTTTTGGAAGACTTGGAAAAAGAGTTTGATGAATCAAAGCAACAG GTCCCAGCCAGTATACAGGGAAAGGAGGGGCTCTGGAAGAAGATGACTCCTCTGAGCTCAGCCCAGGAATCCCAGTGGAATATACAGCTCCAGCCTGTGGAGACCAAGCTTAAATGTGAATCTCAGGAATTCTATTCCCTCCAAAAGAGAG ctCTCCAAGTTCCTGCCTGCTTCACCAAAGAGACCTGTAAAGACCTGGAGACAGCATTTTTTCTTCCTAGTCCAAGGCTTCAG aacttgttcaggcatttctCTGAAAGGAAACTTAGTCCAAATTCTGATGTGAGACACATTCAG GGGTTATTGAAGATGGAGGGTAAATCCTTGTCTCTCACTCCTGAcgaatgggggcagctggaatTATCTGAAATGATCCTCTGTAGAGGCACAAACCAGAAAAATTttgaggacaagatctccttgg ATAATAAACTAAGTATGGATATCAGAGAATCAATCCAAAAACAAGAACTTCCCAAGAAATTTCACCTACCTTGCCAGCTTAGCAGCGAAGTTTCCAGGGATCTAAGAGGTGGGAAATCTGGTGAACAAGAAAgcagattagaaaaaaaacagagaaacactactagaagaaaacaatataaatgtgaggagtgtggaaagtattttgctCAAAGTTCAGGTTTGAGTAAACACaggagaattcacactggagaaaaaccttatgagtGTGATgcatgtgggaaagcctttatcGGGAGTTCAGCTCTTGTTATACaccagagaatccatactggagaaaaaccttatgagtgtgaagaatgtgggaaagccttcagtcaCAGTTCAGATCTtattaaacatcagagaatccacacaggtgagaaaccctatgaatgtgaTGATTGTGGGAAAACTTTCAGTCAGAGCTGCAGCCTTCTTGAACATCACagaatccatactggggagaaaccttatcaatgtagtaaatgtggaaaagct